A region of the Nocardia higoensis genome:
ACGACCTTATCGTTCCATCATGCGCACCCACACCGTGGCTCACCCGCTGGCCGCCGCCCTGTTGACGACGATGCGCGACGAGCGCAGCAGCGACGCCGCGTTCCGTGCGGCGCTCGCCGATCTCACCGGAATCCTGATCTACGAGGCACTGCGGGACGCCCCGGTGTCGACCTACGAGATCACCACCCCGGTCGCCCCGGCCGTCGGCATCCGGCTGGCGACGCCGCCGCTGCTGGTGCCGGTACTGCGGGCAGGCCTCGGCATGGTCGATACCGCGTCCGGCCTGATTCCCGAGGCCAGAGTCGGTTTCGTCGGTGTCGCCCGCGACGAGTCCACCCACCGGCCGGTGCCCTACATGGAGTCGCTGCCCGAGAACCTCGCCCACATCCCGGTGTTCGTGCTCGATCCGATGCTGGCCACGGGCGGCTCCATGCGGTACACCCTGGAACTGCTGGTCGCCAGGGGAGCCACCGACATCACCGCGCTGTGCGTGGTCGCCGCACCCGAAGGCATCGCCACTCTGGAGAACAGTGGGCTGCCGGTGCGGCTGGTGACCGCCGCCGTCGACGACGGGCTGAACGAGAACGCCTACATCGTGCCCGGTCTCGGCGACGCGGGCGACCGCCAGTTCGGCCCTCGCTGAGGCTGGTGCCCGCACCGCCGCGGCTGTGCCCCCGCGGCTGGTTCGCCGCCTCGGATCCGCTCGGCCGGAACGATTTTCCGGCCGATCGACTCGTCGCGCCGCCACGGTGCGGCGGGGAGGCCGCCGTCGGGGGCCGGATCAGAGCGCTCGGCAGAACTCGGCCAGCTCCGAAAGTCGTCGCCGTGCCGCGTCTTCGGCGTGCGGGAGATCCGCGCGGCCGGACACCGGCAGGACGACCTCCAGGTAGCACTTGAGTTTCGGTTCGGTCCCGGACGGCCGGATCACCACACGCGACCGCTCGCCTTCGAAGATCAACGCGTCGGTCCGCATCCGGCCGCGCGCCAGGAGTTGGTCGGTGAAGCGCATCGGCTCACCCGCGATCACCTCCGGCGGGGTGGCGCGCAGGCGGGCGACCACCGATACCGCGGCGTCCGCGTCGGCCAGGCGCAGCGAGACCTGATCGCCCGCGTGCAGACCGAAGGACAGCGCGTAGTCGTCCAGTTCGTCCCACAGCGTACGTCCACGGGCCTTGACGGCGGCCGTCATGTCGGCGGCCAGCACCGCCGCGGAGATGCCGTCCTTGTCGCGCACCACCGACGGGTCGACGCAGTGCCCGATCGCCTCCTCGTAGGCGTAGACCAGGCCGTCACCGGCGCGGGCCAGCCATTTGAACCCGGTCGGCGTCTCCGCGTAGCGGGCCCCCCGCGCCGCCGCCAGCTTCGACAACAGCCGGGAGGACACGATCGTGGTGGCCACCAGCGCGTCCGGCCCGGCGGTGCGCAGTACCCGGTCGGCGAGCAGCACGCCGGTCTCGTCACCGCGCAGCATCCGCCATCCGCCGGGGCCCGGCACCCCGATGGCGCACCGGTCGGCGTCGGGGTCGAGGGCGATGGCCAGATCGGCGTCCACCCGCCGCGCGGTCGCCAGCAGCAGATCGGCGGCGCCGGGTTCCTCGGGGTTGGGGAAGGCCACGGTCGGGAAGTCCGGGTCGGGGTCGAACTGTTCGGCCACGACGTGCACATCGGCGAATCCGGCCGCCGACAGCGCGCGCAGCACCGTCTCGCCGCCCACGCCGTGCAGCGGGGTCACCGCGATCCGGATCGGCGCGCGTGGTCCGTCGCCGCCGATGCGCGAGGGCAGTTCGGCGACCCGCGCCAGATAGTCGCGCAGCAGGGTGTCGTCCGCGGGCCGGACGTGGCTGCGGGCGAACGGCGGCGCGGCGGCGTCGATGCAGCGTTCGATCTCGGTGTCGGCGGGGGCGATCAGCTGTGAGCCGCCGTCCAGGTACAGCTTGTAGCCGTTGTCGGAGGCGGGATTGTGCGAGGCGGTGATCTGAACCCCGGCCACCGCCCCCGACGCGCGCACCGCGTAGGCGAGCACCGGGGTGGGCAGCGGTCGCGGCAACAGCGTCACGGGAAAGCCCGCGGCCTGGAAGATCTCCGCGGTGACGGTCGCGAACTCCGCCGAGCCGTGTCTGGCGTCGCGCCCGACGACCACCCGGCCACCGCCGAGGCAACGCTCGCGCAGCCAGGCGGTCACCCCGGCGGTGGCGCGGGCGACGGTGTCGGCGTTCATCCCGTCGGGGCCATCGCGCAGCGGGCCACGCAGTCCCGCGGTACCGAAGCGCAGCATCTACAGCCGTTCCAGCACGCCGCGCAGCAGTTTGCCCAGGCGCGGCGCGGCGGCCGCACCCTCGGCCAGCACCTCGGCGTGCGAGAGGTGTTCACCGGTCACGCCCGCGGCCAGGTTGGTCACCAGGGAGAGCCCGAGCAGACGCACCCCGAGCGAGCGGCAGGCGATCGCCTCGAGCACCGTGGACATACCGACCAGGTCGGCGCCCAGGGTGGCGAGCATGCGGATCTCGGCGGGCGTCTCGTATTGCGGTCCGGTCAGTCCCGCGTACACCCCTTCGGTGAGGCCGGGGTCGACCTCGCGGGCCAGTGCGCGCAGCCCCGGGTCCCAGGCGTCGACGAGATCCACGAACGCGGCCCCCGCCAGCGGGGAACGGCCGGTCAGGTTCAGGTGATCGGCGATCAGCACCGGCTCGCCCACGCTCAGGCCGGGGCGGATGCCGCCCGCGGCGTTGGTCAGCACGATGATCTCCGCGCCCGCCGCCACCGCCGCGGTGACCGGGTGGACCACCTCGGCGGGGGAGTAGCCCTCGTAGAGGTGCTGGCGCCCCATCAGCACGAGCACCTGGTCGCCGCCGACGGGGACCGAATGCAGCACGGGCACATGACCCTGCGCCGTCGGCGTCCCGAAGCCGGGCAGTTCGGGCATGGGCACCGAGGCGGTGGGGGCGCCGAGTTCGGCGGCGGCGGCCTGCCACCCCGATCCGAGCACCACCGCGACGCGATGGCGCGGCGCTCCGGTCCGTTCGGCGATCGCTGCGGCGGCCTGTTCGGCAAGCATGGCACCAGTATCGCCGTCCTGGCGGCGTCCTGTCGCGCCGGGGCGGGCGACCCGCCTGCCGGGTACGTACCGCGCCGCGCACCGCGCGCAGTGCCAGACTGTGTGCCATGCCACTACCGCCTCCCGCCGATCCGGCCCGGCTCGACGCCGTCGTGCGTGCCGACGCGGCGGTGCTCGCGGCCGGACCACGGCTGGTCGCTCTCTCGCACGCGCTGCACGCCGAACCGGAACTGGCCTTCGCCGAACAGCGCAGCGTCGCCAA
Encoded here:
- a CDS encoding phospho-sugar mutase, whose amino-acid sequence is MLRFGTAGLRGPLRDGPDGMNADTVARATAGVTAWLRERCLGGGRVVVGRDARHGSAEFATVTAEIFQAAGFPVTLLPRPLPTPVLAYAVRASGAVAGVQITASHNPASDNGYKLYLDGGSQLIAPADTEIERCIDAAAPPFARSHVRPADDTLLRDYLARVAELPSRIGGDGPRAPIRIAVTPLHGVGGETVLRALSAAGFADVHVVAEQFDPDPDFPTVAFPNPEEPGAADLLLATARRVDADLAIALDPDADRCAIGVPGPGGWRMLRGDETGVLLADRVLRTAGPDALVATTIVSSRLLSKLAAARGARYAETPTGFKWLARAGDGLVYAYEEAIGHCVDPSVVRDKDGISAAVLAADMTAAVKARGRTLWDELDDYALSFGLHAGDQVSLRLADADAAVSVVARLRATPPEVIAGEPMRFTDQLLARGRMRTDALIFEGERSRVVIRPSGTEPKLKCYLEVVLPVSGRADLPHAEDAARRRLSELAEFCRAL
- a CDS encoding purine-nucleoside phosphorylase, giving the protein MLAEQAAAAIAERTGAPRHRVAVVLGSGWQAAAAELGAPTASVPMPELPGFGTPTAQGHVPVLHSVPVGGDQVLVLMGRQHLYEGYSPAEVVHPVTAAVAAGAEIIVLTNAAGGIRPGLSVGEPVLIADHLNLTGRSPLAGAAFVDLVDAWDPGLRALAREVDPGLTEGVYAGLTGPQYETPAEIRMLATLGADLVGMSTVLEAIACRSLGVRLLGLSLVTNLAAGVTGEHLSHAEVLAEGAAAAPRLGKLLRGVLERL
- the upp gene encoding uracil phosphoribosyltransferase, coding for MRTHTVAHPLAAALLTTMRDERSSDAAFRAALADLTGILIYEALRDAPVSTYEITTPVAPAVGIRLATPPLLVPVLRAGLGMVDTASGLIPEARVGFVGVARDESTHRPVPYMESLPENLAHIPVFVLDPMLATGGSMRYTLELLVARGATDITALCVVAAPEGIATLENSGLPVRLVTAAVDDGLNENAYIVPGLGDAGDRQFGPR